From the genome of Naumannella halotolerans, one region includes:
- the mltG gene encoding endolytic transglycosylase MltG, protein MSDHLDTRPSERAREEFSEPPKGFNLRNLAYHGKSAAAVIVALVVLVGGGWFALSTVQSQLREALTSEDYLGPGEEEILIEVPSGAGVSEIGSILVEHDVIRSTDAWSDAVNAAEEEVNLQAGWYQMLTQMSAEQALDRMLDPNALDQEKVTVREALRLEEQYEEISEATDFSVEELEAAGADGEAYGLSPWAEGNPEGFLFPDTYNVQTAAGPIPVLSAMATQFESVADDVELEKRAEELGYTPRELVVVASIIEAEVRRDEDRPKVARVLYNRLEQGMPLQLDTTVKYANGVRGNSQTTEEERKFDSPYNTYLYEGLPPGPIGAPGKSGLEAAANPADGNWLYFVAVDLETGETKFADDAAGHQANVEEYRQWCWDNQGKC, encoded by the coding sequence GTGAGCGATCATCTCGACACCAGACCGTCCGAGCGTGCGCGGGAGGAGTTCTCCGAGCCGCCGAAGGGATTCAACCTGCGCAATCTCGCCTATCACGGCAAGAGCGCTGCGGCGGTGATCGTGGCCCTGGTGGTGCTGGTCGGCGGCGGCTGGTTCGCCCTGTCCACCGTGCAGAGCCAACTGCGGGAGGCGTTGACCTCCGAGGACTACCTGGGACCCGGCGAGGAGGAGATCCTGATCGAGGTGCCGAGCGGGGCAGGGGTCAGCGAGATCGGGTCGATCCTGGTCGAGCACGATGTGATCCGCTCCACCGACGCCTGGAGCGACGCGGTCAACGCGGCCGAGGAGGAGGTCAACCTGCAGGCCGGCTGGTACCAGATGCTGACCCAGATGAGTGCCGAACAGGCCCTGGACCGGATGCTCGACCCGAACGCCCTGGACCAGGAGAAGGTGACGGTTCGCGAGGCGCTGCGCCTGGAGGAGCAGTACGAGGAGATCTCCGAGGCGACCGACTTCTCCGTCGAGGAACTGGAGGCCGCCGGTGCCGACGGTGAGGCCTACGGCCTGTCGCCGTGGGCCGAGGGCAATCCCGAGGGGTTCCTGTTCCCCGACACCTACAACGTGCAGACCGCCGCCGGCCCGATCCCGGTCCTGTCGGCGATGGCGACCCAGTTCGAGTCGGTGGCCGACGATGTGGAGTTGGAGAAGAGGGCTGAGGAACTCGGCTACACCCCGCGCGAACTCGTCGTCGTCGCCTCCATCATCGAAGCCGAGGTACGTCGCGACGAGGACCGGCCGAAGGTCGCCCGGGTGCTCTACAACCGCCTGGAGCAGGGGATGCCCCTGCAGTTGGACACCACCGTCAAGTACGCGAATGGTGTTCGTGGCAACTCTCAGACCACCGAGGAGGAGCGCAAGTTCGACTCCCCGTACAACACCTACCTGTACGAGGGGCTCCCGCCGGGCCCGATCGGCGCGCCGGGCAAGTCCGGCCTGGAGGCCGCGGCGAATCCGGCCGACGGCAACTGGTTGTACTTCGTGGCCGTCGACCTGGAGACCGGTGAGACGAAGTTCGCCGACGACGCCGCCGGTCACCAGGCCAATGTCGAGGAGTACCGGCAGTGGTGCTGGGACAACCAGGGCAAGTGCTGA
- a CDS encoding acyltransferase family protein, which produces MGFRSEVHGVRAVAIALVVLHHVWFGRISGGIDAFLLIGAFLLTGSFLRRHERGQDPAPVRVLAGRLVRLIPPAAVTIAAVVALTPWLLPGTLWATVWNQAVASLTFRNNFVLIDSAVDYYAGASELASPLQHFWSLSIQGQVIIAFCLGLGLLTRVRDPRAMRWLVTAAFGVLLVASFGYGVWFTAQNPTVAYFSTAARLWEFALGGLLAILVDRIRLGARTAAVVGTAGLAVLIGAAFVLPLDVRYPGVVALVPTLATVAVIVSEGGVGFTRRFLQSAPLTWLADRSYGLFLWHWPLLIFWLSLSHRPQAGVLDGAAVIAAALALAHLTHRFVEVPVKRWHPQAVRMPKWIGQTVLAGVAMVLVVGLVFSLQRWDDAEASRAAAQPASANPGARALQADYANPEEYDGVLLPLPSRLDQEWAPDIEVCPDFYYPEPVNARCKLYEPEGGANATVAVVGSSHAAQWVGALLPLATEHGWRLLQLEMADCEFRGELDEAAEDCRAFNEAATAKVIDEDADVVLTVATRSAWDGPEEILVPGYADAVQPWQEAGIDVVALRDNPRWLTNPPECLARNADAPGVCAAPLGDKLAEESPLTELAAVPGVTRMDLTFLLCPDDACQAAIGNVGVYLDGHHISRTYLESAVPQFEREWFAATGWGETGPAR; this is translated from the coding sequence ATGGGATTCCGCAGCGAGGTCCATGGCGTCCGCGCCGTGGCGATCGCGCTGGTCGTGTTGCACCATGTCTGGTTCGGTCGCATCTCCGGTGGTATCGACGCCTTCCTGCTGATCGGTGCCTTCCTGCTCACCGGCAGTTTCCTGCGCCGACATGAGCGGGGTCAGGACCCCGCTCCGGTCCGGGTGCTGGCCGGACGGCTGGTACGACTGATCCCGCCGGCTGCGGTGACCATCGCCGCCGTGGTCGCCCTCACCCCATGGCTGCTGCCCGGGACCTTGTGGGCCACGGTCTGGAACCAGGCCGTCGCGTCGCTGACGTTCCGCAACAACTTCGTCCTGATCGACTCCGCGGTCGACTACTACGCCGGGGCCTCGGAACTGGCGAGTCCGCTGCAGCACTTCTGGTCGCTGTCGATCCAGGGACAGGTGATCATCGCCTTCTGCCTCGGGCTGGGTCTGCTGACCCGGGTACGCGACCCGCGGGCGATGCGCTGGCTGGTGACGGCCGCCTTCGGCGTGCTGCTGGTCGCCTCCTTCGGCTACGGGGTCTGGTTCACCGCACAGAACCCGACGGTTGCCTACTTCTCCACCGCCGCGCGCTTGTGGGAGTTCGCCCTGGGTGGCCTGCTGGCGATCCTGGTCGACCGGATCCGGTTGGGCGCCCGTACCGCGGCCGTGGTCGGCACCGCCGGCCTGGCGGTGCTGATCGGTGCGGCCTTCGTGCTGCCGCTGGACGTGCGCTATCCGGGCGTCGTGGCCCTGGTCCCGACCCTGGCCACCGTGGCGGTGATCGTCTCCGAGGGTGGTGTCGGGTTCACTCGGCGGTTCCTGCAGAGCGCGCCGCTGACCTGGCTGGCCGACCGTTCCTACGGGTTGTTCCTGTGGCACTGGCCGCTGTTGATCTTCTGGCTCAGCCTCAGCCATCGGCCCCAGGCCGGGGTGCTGGACGGTGCCGCGGTGATCGCAGCGGCGCTGGCGCTGGCCCACCTGACCCACCGTTTCGTGGAGGTACCGGTCAAGCGGTGGCATCCGCAGGCGGTACGGATGCCGAAGTGGATCGGGCAGACCGTACTGGCCGGCGTAGCGATGGTGCTGGTGGTCGGGCTCGTCTTCAGCCTGCAGCGCTGGGACGATGCCGAGGCGAGCCGGGCAGCCGCGCAGCCGGCTTCGGCCAACCCGGGGGCGCGGGCACTGCAGGCCGATTATGCCAACCCCGAGGAGTACGACGGGGTGCTGCTGCCGCTGCCCAGCCGGTTGGATCAGGAATGGGCCCCCGACATCGAGGTGTGTCCCGACTTCTACTACCCCGAGCCGGTGAACGCCCGCTGCAAGCTGTACGAACCCGAGGGCGGGGCCAATGCCACCGTCGCGGTGGTCGGCAGCTCCCATGCCGCCCAATGGGTGGGTGCACTGCTGCCCCTGGCCACCGAGCACGGCTGGCGGCTGCTGCAGCTGGAGATGGCCGACTGCGAGTTCCGGGGCGAACTCGACGAGGCCGCCGAGGACTGCCGGGCCTTCAACGAGGCCGCCACGGCCAAGGTGATCGACGAGGACGCCGATGTGGTGCTGACCGTCGCCACCCGCTCGGCCTGGGACGGGCCGGAGGAGATCTTGGTGCCCGGGTACGCCGACGCGGTGCAGCCCTGGCAGGAGGCCGGGATCGACGTGGTCGCCCTGCGGGACAACCCGCGCTGGTTGACCAACCCGCCCGAATGCCTGGCCCGCAACGCCGACGCCCCCGGTGTCTGTGCCGCGCCGCTGGGCGACAAGCTGGCCGAGGAGTCCCCGCTCACCGAACTCGCTGCCGTGCCCGGGGTGACGCGCATGGACCTGACCTTCCTGCTCTGTCCCGACGATGCCTGTCAGGCAGCGATCGGCAATGTCGGGGTTTATCTGGACGGCCACCACATCTCCCGTACCTACCTCGAATCGGCAGTTCCGCAGTTCGAACGGGAATGGTTCGCCGCCACCGGTTGGGGCGAAACCGGTCCGGCTCGCTAG
- the alaS gene encoding alanine--tRNA ligase — translation MKTADIRRTFLDFYVRNGHSEVPSAPLVHPDPTLLFVNAGMVPFKPFFTGEETAPWERATSSQKCVRTLDIEEVGKTTRHGTFFQMLGNFSFGDYFKEQAIRFAHELITTGQDEGGLGFDPADIWVTVLGPGHHPDFPDGDTEAIRYWQQVGVPTERIQGRGLEDNFWNMGVPGPGGPCSEIYIDRGPEYGVDGGPAADEDRFLEIWNLVFMSEELSAVRSKADFDIAHPLPRKNIDTGMGLERVAYLLQGVDNMYEIDEIFPVLDAAADLAGKNYGDNHDDDVQLRVVADHVRSSLMLLTDGVRPGNEAREYVLRRLLRRAVRAMRLLGVSQPVLPTLLPISKELMGASWPEVLENWESTSAAAYAEEEAFARTLAAGTQILNTEAAKVKASGADTIAGGPAFQLHDTYGFPIDLTLEMAAEQGLKVDTAAFRSLMTEQRDRAKADARAKKGLTTSTEAYRLLRADGESFFTGYSELAEETSIRGLIRDGAVVEVARPGETVEVVLAETPFYPESGGQDSDAGVLRIGGVDQKVIDVQRPVPGLIVHKIVVEGIELHAGQRVAALVDSHYRRGACMAHTATHVIHAALRETLGEGATQAGSYNRPGYLRFDFRSNQALSHDLREHIEGRSAEAIGDDFAVTATEMGLDDAKALGAMAMFGEKYGERVRMVELDGAWSRELCGGTHVAHTSQIGLLTLTGESSVGAGVRRVEALVGRDAFDRLAAERSLVMTLSDTLKVQPDQLTDRVQRMVTQLRDAEKQIAALQAEKNRAGIGSYVESAHDMWGVAFIAQQTEVAAGDLRTLAQEVRDRLGDRPGVVALIGGTQAKPTLVVAVNAGARERGLEAGKLVGIGAAELGGKGGGKPDLAQGGGTDAAKAPEALKAIEYAVGHVLQS, via the coding sequence ATGAAAACGGCCGACATCCGGCGTACCTTCCTCGACTTCTACGTCCGCAACGGACACAGCGAGGTGCCCTCGGCGCCGCTGGTGCACCCGGATCCGACGCTGCTGTTCGTCAACGCCGGTATGGTCCCGTTCAAGCCGTTCTTCACCGGCGAGGAGACCGCGCCGTGGGAGCGCGCGACCAGTTCGCAGAAGTGCGTGCGGACCCTCGACATCGAAGAGGTCGGCAAGACCACCCGGCACGGCACCTTCTTCCAGATGCTGGGCAACTTCTCCTTCGGCGACTACTTCAAGGAACAGGCGATCCGGTTCGCCCATGAGCTGATCACCACCGGCCAGGACGAGGGCGGGCTGGGTTTCGATCCCGCGGACATCTGGGTGACCGTGCTGGGGCCCGGACACCATCCCGACTTCCCCGACGGCGACACCGAGGCGATCAGGTACTGGCAGCAGGTCGGCGTCCCGACCGAGCGGATCCAAGGCCGCGGGCTGGAGGACAACTTCTGGAACATGGGTGTGCCCGGTCCGGGCGGACCGTGCTCGGAGATCTACATCGATCGCGGACCGGAGTACGGCGTCGACGGCGGCCCGGCGGCCGATGAGGACCGGTTCCTGGAGATCTGGAACCTGGTCTTCATGTCCGAGGAACTGTCCGCGGTGCGTTCCAAGGCCGATTTCGACATCGCCCACCCGCTGCCGAGGAAGAACATCGACACCGGGATGGGCCTGGAGCGGGTGGCCTACCTGCTGCAGGGTGTCGACAACATGTACGAGATCGACGAGATCTTCCCGGTGCTCGACGCCGCCGCCGACCTGGCCGGCAAGAACTACGGCGACAACCATGACGACGATGTGCAGTTGCGGGTGGTCGCCGACCATGTGCGGTCCTCGTTGATGCTGTTGACCGACGGTGTCCGGCCCGGCAACGAGGCCCGCGAATACGTCCTGCGGCGGCTGCTGCGCCGGGCGGTACGGGCGATGCGGCTGCTCGGGGTCAGCCAGCCGGTGCTGCCGACCCTGCTGCCGATCTCGAAGGAGTTGATGGGTGCCTCCTGGCCGGAGGTGCTGGAGAACTGGGAGTCCACCTCGGCGGCGGCCTATGCCGAGGAGGAGGCGTTCGCCCGTACCCTCGCCGCGGGTACGCAGATCCTGAACACCGAGGCAGCGAAGGTGAAGGCCTCCGGTGCCGACACCATCGCCGGCGGTCCGGCCTTCCAGTTGCACGACACCTACGGCTTCCCGATCGACCTGACCCTGGAGATGGCAGCCGAACAGGGCCTGAAGGTCGACACCGCGGCGTTCCGGTCGCTGATGACCGAACAGCGCGACCGGGCGAAGGCCGATGCCCGGGCGAAGAAGGGGCTCACCACCTCCACCGAGGCGTACCGGTTGCTGCGCGCCGACGGGGAGAGCTTCTTCACCGGTTACTCCGAACTGGCCGAGGAGACCAGCATCCGCGGGCTGATCCGCGACGGTGCCGTGGTCGAGGTGGCCCGGCCGGGGGAGACCGTCGAGGTGGTGCTGGCCGAGACCCCGTTCTATCCCGAGAGCGGCGGTCAGGACTCCGATGCCGGTGTGTTGCGGATCGGCGGGGTGGACCAGAAGGTGATCGACGTGCAGCGTCCGGTGCCCGGACTGATCGTGCACAAGATCGTCGTCGAGGGGATCGAACTGCACGCCGGTCAGCGGGTGGCGGCGTTGGTCGACAGCCACTACCGCCGCGGTGCCTGTATGGCGCACACCGCCACCCATGTGATCCACGCGGCGCTGCGGGAGACCCTCGGCGAGGGAGCGACCCAGGCCGGTTCGTACAACCGGCCCGGTTACCTGCGCTTCGACTTCCGTTCCAACCAGGCGCTGAGCCATGACCTGCGCGAACACATCGAGGGACGCTCGGCCGAGGCGATCGGCGACGACTTCGCCGTCACCGCGACCGAGATGGGACTCGACGATGCCAAGGCACTGGGTGCGATGGCGATGTTCGGCGAGAAGTACGGCGAGCGGGTACGGATGGTCGAGCTCGACGGCGCCTGGTCGCGGGAGCTGTGCGGCGGCACCCATGTCGCCCACACCTCGCAGATCGGGCTGCTCACACTCACCGGTGAGTCCTCGGTCGGTGCGGGGGTCCGCCGGGTGGAGGCGCTGGTCGGGCGCGACGCCTTCGACCGGCTGGCCGCCGAACGCAGCCTGGTGATGACCCTGTCCGACACCCTGAAGGTGCAACCGGATCAGCTCACCGACCGGGTGCAACGGATGGTCACCCAGCTGCGGGATGCGGAGAAGCAGATCGCCGCCCTGCAGGCGGAGAAGAACCGCGCCGGGATCGGCAGCTATGTCGAGTCCGCCCACGACATGTGGGGTGTGGCCTTCATCGCCCAGCAGACCGAGGTGGCCGCCGGTGACCTGCGTACCCTCGCCCAGGAGGTACGCGACCGACTCGGCGACCGTCCCGGGGTGGTGGCGCTGATCGGCGGTACGCAGGCCAAGCCGACGCTGGTCGTGGCGGTCAACGCCGGGGCACGCGAGCGGGGCCTGGAGGCCGGCAAGCTGGTCGGTATCGGCGCGGCCGAGCTCGGCGGCAAGGGCGGCGGCAAGCCGGACCTGGCCCAGGGCGGTGGCACCGATGCCGCGAAGGCACCGGAGGCGTTGAAGGCCATCGAGTACGCCGTCGGCCACGTGCTGCAGTCCTGA
- a CDS encoding TspO/MBR family protein produces MTPNRSDRTRQLVVTVSEVACILGTLVGTGVIGTRVAESSGGALSADATLLAPAGPAFSIWSVIYLGLAAYTVWQWFPSVAVRPRVRRTGYLVATSMLLNATWLLVTQQGWIWLSVVVILALAIVLGLILQALAKQPPHGREEQIVLDGTIGLYTGWVSVAAFANVAAAGTSSGLQPPAATWVASAVLLLVIGLAWFISRRTGTRWTVALAMAWGLGWLAFGRLTGEPESALVGVTAVAVALGVLAVTLLGGRRSQARTALA; encoded by the coding sequence GTGACGCCGAACCGAAGCGACCGGACCCGCCAACTGGTCGTCACCGTCAGCGAGGTTGCCTGCATCCTCGGCACCCTGGTGGGTACCGGGGTGATCGGCACCCGCGTCGCCGAATCCTCCGGTGGTGCGCTGTCCGCCGACGCAACCTTGTTGGCGCCGGCCGGACCGGCCTTCTCGATCTGGTCGGTGATCTACCTCGGGCTCGCCGCCTACACTGTCTGGCAGTGGTTCCCGTCGGTGGCGGTACGCCCGCGGGTGCGCCGCACCGGTTACCTGGTGGCGACCAGCATGCTGCTGAATGCGACCTGGCTGCTGGTCACCCAGCAGGGATGGATCTGGCTCAGCGTGGTCGTGATCCTCGCCCTGGCGATCGTCCTCGGCCTGATCCTGCAGGCGTTGGCGAAACAGCCACCGCACGGCCGCGAGGAGCAGATCGTGCTGGACGGGACGATCGGCCTGTACACCGGCTGGGTCTCGGTCGCGGCCTTCGCCAATGTGGCCGCCGCCGGCACCAGCTCCGGTCTGCAACCACCCGCGGCGACCTGGGTGGCCTCGGCGGTGCTGCTGCTGGTGATCGGGCTGGCCTGGTTCATCTCCCGCCGGACCGGAACCCGGTGGACCGTCGCCCTGGCGATGGCCTGGGGCCTGGGCTGGTTGGCCTTCGGTCGCCTGACCGGCGAGCCGGAATCGGCGCTGGTCGGTGTGACCGCGGTGGCAGTTGCCCTCGGCGTGCTGGCAGTCACCCTGCTCGGTGGGCGCCGGTCGCAGGCCCGTACCGCGCTCGCCTGA
- a CDS encoding DUF948 domain-containing protein yields the protein MTLTLGGIAGLLAAIALLILVGFLAVPLYKLGKLFDAMKETVDELGEESVPILTELQGTVQATNVELTKVAVVTDDASKLSGSVSTIAENGAQLSNLLTTSIGGPIIRVTAFVQGLKMAAGKRRGSSSGSGGRRDRATTVQRSDLETR from the coding sequence ATGACTTTGACCTTGGGCGGAATCGCCGGGCTCCTCGCCGCGATCGCTTTGCTGATCCTGGTCGGCTTCCTGGCCGTACCGCTGTACAAGCTGGGCAAGCTGTTCGACGCGATGAAGGAGACCGTGGACGAGCTCGGTGAGGAATCCGTGCCGATCCTCACCGAGTTGCAGGGGACCGTGCAGGCCACCAATGTCGAACTGACCAAGGTCGCGGTGGTCACCGACGACGCGTCCAAGCTGTCGGGCAGTGTCAGCACGATCGCTGAGAACGGTGCGCAGTTGTCGAACCTGCTGACCACCTCCATCGGCGGTCCGATCATCCGGGTCACCGCCTTCGTCCAGGGCTTGAAGATGGCGGCCGGGAAACGCCGGGGGAGCAGCTCGGGAAGCGGCGGTCGCCGCGACCGTGCCACCACCGTGCAGCGCAGCGATCTGGAGACCCGGTGA
- a CDS encoding TerC family protein yields the protein MAFANSFAPLWVIGLVVGVTIVVLIFDVMVLGRRPHVPSNKETGIALGVYISAALLFGVYVWFAGSSQLAVEYYAGWLTEYSLSIDNLFVFIIIMTKLGVPRKYQQFALLVGIVIALVLRAIFILVGAQAINQWSWVFYLFGAFLIYTAVKLAMENIGGHDDDEDEVPAVVSFVQKRLPFTESWDHGTKLRVVENGKKVFTPMMIVIIALGLTDLLFALDSIPAIFGLTQDPFLVLMANIFALMGLRQLYFLIGGLLQKLVYLGIGLSVLLAFIGVKLIFHAMHLNELPFINGGEHIEWAPDIPISVSLGVIIGILTITTIASLIKSRSDARKEAAAGGSGATAGTTDRNDDGAGWPTMTDDDRTEGTHHAGGTHPNDHEDR from the coding sequence GTGGCTTTCGCGAACTCCTTCGCCCCACTGTGGGTGATCGGCCTGGTCGTCGGCGTGACCATCGTGGTGCTCATCTTCGATGTGATGGTGCTCGGTCGCCGGCCCCACGTGCCGTCGAACAAGGAGACCGGGATCGCCCTCGGTGTCTACATCAGCGCTGCCTTGCTGTTCGGTGTCTATGTCTGGTTCGCCGGCAGTTCACAGCTCGCTGTCGAGTACTACGCCGGCTGGCTGACCGAGTACTCGTTGTCGATCGACAACCTCTTCGTCTTCATCATCATCATGACCAAGCTGGGCGTGCCGCGGAAGTACCAGCAGTTCGCCCTGCTGGTCGGCATCGTCATCGCCCTGGTCCTGCGGGCGATCTTCATCCTCGTCGGCGCCCAGGCGATCAACCAGTGGTCGTGGGTGTTCTACCTCTTCGGCGCCTTCCTGATCTACACCGCGGTGAAGCTGGCGATGGAGAACATCGGCGGTCATGATGACGACGAGGACGAGGTTCCGGCAGTGGTCAGCTTCGTGCAGAAGCGGCTGCCGTTCACCGAGTCCTGGGACCACGGGACCAAGCTGCGGGTGGTGGAGAACGGCAAGAAGGTCTTCACCCCGATGATGATCGTGATCATCGCGCTCGGCCTGACCGACCTGCTTTTCGCCCTGGACTCGATCCCGGCGATCTTCGGTCTGACCCAAGACCCGTTCCTGGTGCTGATGGCCAACATCTTCGCCCTGATGGGTCTGCGGCAGCTCTACTTCCTGATCGGTGGTCTGCTGCAGAAGCTGGTCTACCTGGGCATCGGCCTGTCGGTGCTGCTGGCCTTCATCGGCGTGAAGTTGATCTTCCACGCGATGCACCTGAACGAACTGCCGTTCATCAACGGCGGCGAGCACATCGAATGGGCACCTGACATCCCGATCTCGGTGTCGCTCGGCGTGATCATCGGCATCCTGACCATCACCACCATCGCCAGCCTGATCAAGAGCCGCTCCGATGCCCGCAAGGAAGCAGCGGCCGGAGGCTCGGGCGCGACGGCCGGTACGACCGACCGCAACGACGACGGCGCCGGATGGCCCACCATGACCGACGACGACCGGACCGAGGGAACGCATCACGCCGGCGGTACCCATCCGAACGACCACGAGGACCGCTGA
- the ruvX gene encoding Holliday junction resolvase RuvX, producing the protein MRIGRRLGIDWGEARIGVAACDPAGTMSFPVQTVPAGDRALAQLLDIVAEYEPIEIVVGLPRSLSGGEGPAAARIRDHAAALAVAVANSGVGSDVRVRLVDERLTTVSASRMLSGQGRSAKRQRSVIDQAAAVAILDNALDAERGTGTPPGEELRVRQPPSGEAGA; encoded by the coding sequence ATGCGGATCGGCAGACGACTCGGCATCGACTGGGGTGAGGCCCGGATCGGTGTCGCCGCGTGCGACCCGGCAGGGACCATGTCCTTCCCGGTGCAGACCGTACCGGCCGGGGACCGGGCACTGGCGCAACTGCTGGACATCGTCGCCGAGTACGAACCGATCGAGATCGTGGTCGGGCTGCCGCGCTCGCTCTCCGGGGGTGAGGGGCCGGCGGCCGCGCGGATCCGGGATCATGCGGCGGCCCTGGCCGTGGCCGTGGCGAATTCGGGGGTCGGGTCCGATGTTCGGGTACGTTTGGTCGACGAGCGGCTGACCACCGTCAGCGCCTCGCGCATGTTGTCCGGCCAGGGCCGCAGCGCGAAGCGTCAACGATCGGTGATCGACCAGGCCGCAGCAGTGGCGATTCTCGACAATGCGCTCGACGCCGAGCGTGGCACCGGCACACCGCCGGGCGAGGAACTGAGGGTTCGGCAACCGCCGAGCGGGGAGGCTGGCGCGTGA
- a CDS encoding cysteine desulfurase-like protein, protein MSLDVAAIRDQFPSLASGIAHFDGPGGTQTPAIVGEAIAKTLTGPLSNRGTGTASEDNATAAVGAFRAAVADLLGGVPEGVVYGRSATQIVYDFSRHLAKGWRPGDEIVVSQLDHDSNVRPWIQAAEAVGATVHWLRLDPATADLDLSALEEVIGERTRLVALTAASNLLGTKPAVARVAARAHAVGALVWVDGVHYTAHAAVDVAALGADFFVCSPYKFFGPHCAALIADPALLQTITPDKLLPSTDLVPERFEFGTLPYEIMAGATAAIDFIASLSPVDGSRRERILAAEQSIDDHELALRRRIEQGLAELGDSITLHSVAADRTPTLFFTLRRTEAEQVYRSLQQRDILAPAGDFYAYETFRALNTGKPAGIRVGLAPYNDDAEVDRLLTALHELV, encoded by the coding sequence ATGAGCCTCGACGTCGCCGCGATCCGCGACCAGTTCCCCTCCCTCGCCTCCGGTATCGCCCATTTCGACGGCCCCGGAGGTACGCAGACCCCGGCGATCGTCGGCGAGGCGATCGCGAAGACCCTCACCGGCCCGTTGTCCAACCGGGGAACGGGCACCGCCAGCGAGGACAATGCCACCGCCGCGGTCGGCGCCTTCCGCGCGGCGGTGGCGGATCTGCTCGGGGGTGTGCCCGAGGGTGTGGTGTACGGGCGGTCGGCGACGCAGATCGTCTACGACTTCTCCCGGCATCTGGCGAAGGGCTGGCGGCCCGGGGACGAGATCGTGGTCAGCCAGCTCGACCACGACTCCAATGTCCGTCCCTGGATCCAGGCCGCCGAGGCGGTCGGTGCGACCGTTCACTGGCTGCGCCTGGACCCGGCCACCGCGGACCTGGACCTGTCCGCGCTGGAGGAGGTGATCGGCGAGCGGACCAGGCTGGTCGCCCTGACCGCCGCGTCGAACCTTCTCGGCACGAAGCCGGCGGTGGCGCGCGTCGCCGCCCGGGCCCATGCGGTCGGCGCCCTGGTCTGGGTCGACGGGGTCCATTACACCGCCCACGCGGCGGTCGATGTCGCCGCCCTGGGCGCCGACTTCTTCGTCTGCTCGCCCTACAAGTTCTTCGGTCCGCACTGTGCGGCACTGATCGCCGATCCGGCCCTGTTGCAGACGATCACCCCGGACAAGTTGCTGCCGTCGACCGATCTGGTGCCGGAGCGTTTCGAGTTCGGCACCCTGCCGTACGAGATCATGGCCGGGGCAACGGCGGCGATCGACTTCATCGCCTCGCTGAGTCCGGTCGACGGTTCGCGTCGGGAACGGATCCTCGCCGCCGAGCAGTCGATCGATGACCACGAACTGGCGCTGCGCCGGCGGATCGAGCAGGGGCTGGCCGAGCTCGGGGATTCGATCACGCTGCACTCGGTCGCCGCCGACCGTACCCCGACGCTGTTCTTCACCCTCCGGCGCACCGAGGCCGAACAGGTGTACCGGAGCCTGCAGCAGCGCGACATCCTGGCCCCGGCCGGTGACTTCTACGCCTACGAGACCTTCCGCGCGCTCAACACCGGCAAGCCGGCCGGGATCCGGGTCGGTCTTGCCCCCTACAACGACGACGCCGAGGTGGACCGGCTGCTGACCGCCCTGCACGAACTCGTCTGA